The following coding sequences are from one Luteimonas sp. S4-F44 window:
- a CDS encoding amino acid synthesis family protein: MQLIRKSVLHSETVFVDGEVDAPTPLKMVGAAAVIKNPWHGRGYVADLSPEIRLLGPQLSRHLTDLILGEIGSGEAVEAFGKSAVVGLDGELEHASALIHTLHFGNIYRGAVGAKSYLAFTNTRGPANAPISIPMMDKNDEGRRSHYLTLQFSIPDAPAADELVIVLGASTGGRPHHRIGDRYTDLKELGHDVKNPAAV, from the coding sequence GTGCAACTCATCCGCAAGTCCGTGCTCCATAGCGAAACCGTATTCGTGGATGGCGAGGTCGACGCCCCCACGCCCCTGAAGATGGTCGGTGCGGCAGCGGTCATCAAGAATCCGTGGCATGGCCGCGGTTACGTCGCCGACCTGTCCCCGGAAATCCGTCTGCTCGGCCCGCAGCTGAGCCGGCATCTGACCGACCTGATCCTCGGCGAGATTGGTTCCGGGGAGGCCGTCGAGGCGTTCGGCAAGAGCGCGGTGGTCGGTCTGGACGGCGAGCTCGAGCACGCCTCGGCGCTGATCCACACGCTGCACTTCGGCAACATCTACCGCGGCGCGGTGGGGGCGAAGTCTTATCTGGCATTCACCAATACACGCGGTCCGGCGAATGCGCCGATCTCGATCCCAATGATGGACAAGAACGACGAAGGCCGTCGTTCGCATTACCTGACCCTGCAGTTCTCGATCCCGGATGCGCCGGCAGCCGACGAACTCGTGATCGTGCTCGGTGCATCCACCGGCGGTCGCCCTCATCACCGCATCGGCGATCGCTACACGGATCTCAAAGAGCTGGGTCATGACGTCAAGAACCCTGCCGCTGTCTGA
- a CDS encoding GntR family transcriptional regulator: MDLRIDHAPVTLREKCLERLRDAIITGHFAAGARLVERTLCEQLGVSRSVVREVIRHLQAEGLVDVLANKGPIVARLDWPTAHQIYEIRLLLEQSAVAACTRALTDDVIARIRATQQALQTATAAQDMAQILRASSQLYETIFVAASQGIAWDIVQRLNGRISRLRAMTLRDNRREQSGQSRIDAICDAICIDRAPELAKTRVAEHIGEVATIARRILVNDEQP, encoded by the coding sequence ATGGACCTCAGAATCGACCACGCGCCCGTCACCCTGCGCGAGAAATGCCTGGAACGGTTGCGGGACGCGATCATCACCGGGCACTTCGCCGCCGGCGCGAGGCTGGTCGAGCGCACGCTCTGCGAACAGCTCGGGGTCAGCCGTAGCGTGGTGCGCGAGGTGATCCGGCACCTGCAGGCCGAAGGCCTCGTGGACGTGCTGGCCAACAAGGGGCCGATCGTCGCGCGGCTGGACTGGCCCACTGCGCACCAGATCTACGAGATCCGCCTGCTCCTCGAGCAGAGCGCCGTCGCGGCCTGCACACGGGCGCTGACCGATGACGTCATTGCGCGCATTCGCGCCACGCAACAGGCTCTGCAAACGGCCACCGCGGCCCAGGACATGGCCCAGATCCTGCGTGCGTCCTCGCAGCTCTACGAAACCATCTTCGTCGCCGCCAGTCAGGGCATTGCCTGGGACATCGTGCAGCGGCTCAACGGCCGGATCAGTCGTCTCAGGGCGATGACGCTACGCGACAACCGTCGCGAGCAGAGCGGCCAGTCGCGGATCGATGCCATCTGCGATGCGATCTGCATTGATCGGGCCCCCGAGCTGGCGAAGACGCGCGTCGCGGAGCACATCGGTGAAGTGGCGACCATCGCACGCCGCATCCTCGTCAACGACGAACAACCCTGA
- a CDS encoding DUF1330 domain-containing protein: MPAYWIAHVEVLDATAYSGYTDLAPAAFQRYGAKFLARGGRSESLEGGGFSRHVVIEFTDLETATACYRSPEYQLAKSKRDGACIAHITIVDGVDTSG; encoded by the coding sequence ATGCCTGCTTACTGGATCGCACACGTCGAAGTGCTGGATGCGACCGCCTACAGCGGGTACACCGACCTGGCACCCGCCGCTTTCCAGAGGTACGGCGCGAAGTTCCTGGCGCGCGGTGGTCGCAGCGAATCGCTGGAAGGGGGCGGCTTCAGCCGCCATGTGGTCATCGAGTTCACGGACCTGGAAACGGCGACCGCGTGCTATCGATCGCCGGAATACCAGCTTGCGAAGTCGAAACGTGACGGGGCCTGTATCGCGCACATCACGATTGTCGATGGTGTCGATACATCGGGCTGA
- a CDS encoding S41 family peptidase, with the protein MRVRSLTLALSLLLSPAAFAQETAPPPAEATPAQDTPTAQPATQDGAQDEGQDATPAPDDDAPDDAPDDAPDDAQAAREVAASDDPDAIEHASNRVPLEEIRRYVGVFNAVRQAYVEPVEDRKLMASAIRGLLLDLDPHSVYMEKDAAEAFDEGTAGAYEGIGVEVMYLPDGSMRVIAPIDGTPAEKAGIRAGDIIVSVDGRALTPADNEGHGPLRGASGTAVVLGVLRDGERTPLEIRVQRETIRVVSVRGRMLEPGYGYVRVSQFQVDTAAAFSRTVGELASQSGGHLRGLVIDLRSNPGGLLTSAVQIADDLLESGDIVSTRGRIPISDAQFSATPGDILDGAPVVVLVDVGSASASEVLAGALRDNGRARVVGSRTFGKGSVQTVLPLDNGDSVKLTTARYFTPSGRSIQARGIDPDVVLRPENAGTDADVPRAASAYTEAALPGHLRGDEEDGSTGGEALPGDAPIAAALAELKKPWTPTIPPPETPAATPAAN; encoded by the coding sequence ATGCGTGTTCGTTCCCTGACGCTGGCCCTGTCGTTGCTGCTGTCGCCCGCGGCGTTCGCGCAGGAGACCGCGCCGCCTCCCGCAGAGGCGACCCCGGCCCAGGACACACCCACCGCGCAGCCCGCAACGCAGGACGGAGCGCAGGACGAGGGGCAGGATGCGACGCCGGCACCGGACGACGACGCCCCCGACGACGCCCCCGACGACGCCCCCGACGACGCCCAGGCGGCCCGCGAGGTCGCCGCCAGCGACGACCCGGACGCGATCGAACACGCCTCCAACCGCGTGCCGCTTGAAGAGATCCGCCGCTACGTCGGCGTCTTCAACGCCGTGCGCCAGGCCTATGTCGAGCCGGTCGAAGACCGCAAGCTGATGGCCTCGGCCATCCGTGGCCTGCTGCTCGACCTCGATCCGCACAGCGTCTACATGGAAAAGGACGCAGCCGAGGCCTTCGACGAAGGCACGGCGGGCGCCTACGAAGGCATCGGCGTGGAGGTCATGTACCTGCCCGACGGCAGCATGCGCGTGATCGCCCCGATTGACGGCACGCCGGCCGAGAAGGCCGGCATCCGCGCCGGCGACATCATCGTCAGCGTCGACGGCCGAGCGCTCACGCCGGCCGACAACGAAGGGCATGGCCCGCTGCGCGGGGCATCGGGTACCGCCGTGGTGCTCGGCGTGCTGCGCGACGGCGAGCGCACGCCGCTGGAGATCCGCGTCCAACGCGAGACCATTCGCGTGGTCAGTGTCCGCGGCCGGATGCTCGAACCGGGCTATGGCTACGTGCGCGTGAGCCAGTTCCAAGTCGATACCGCAGCTGCCTTCAGCCGCACCGTCGGCGAACTCGCCAGCCAGAGCGGCGGGCACCTGCGCGGCTTGGTCATCGATCTGCGCAGCAACCCCGGCGGGCTGCTGACCTCGGCGGTGCAGATCGCCGATGACCTGCTCGAAAGCGGCGACATCGTCAGCACCCGCGGCCGCATCCCGATCAGCGACGCGCAGTTCAGCGCCACCCCCGGCGACATCCTCGACGGGGCCCCGGTCGTCGTGCTCGTCGATGTCGGCTCGGCCAGCGCCTCGGAGGTGCTGGCCGGCGCGCTGCGCGACAACGGCCGCGCCCGCGTCGTCGGCAGTCGCACCTTCGGCAAGGGCTCGGTGCAGACGGTGCTGCCGCTCGACAACGGCGACTCGGTCAAGCTCACCACCGCGCGCTACTTCACCCCCAGCGGCCGCTCGATCCAGGCTCGCGGGATCGACCCGGATGTCGTGCTGCGGCCCGAGAACGCCGGCACCGATGCCGATGTCCCGCGTGCTGCCAGCGCGTACACCGAAGCCGCGCTTCCCGGCCACCTGCGCGGCGACGAAGAGGACGGCAGCACCGGTGGCGAAGCCCTGCCGGGCGACGCCCCGATCGCCGCGGCACTGGCCGAGCTCAAGAAGCCGTGGACTCCCACGATTCCGCCGCCCGAGACACCGGCGGCAACGCCGGCCGCGAACTGA
- a CDS encoding DUF411 domain-containing protein, which produces MRIHPLALTLLLLPVVACTGATPAAADTAAVPAMEADATPVAQAVDTQVLPRMRVHKTATCGCCGKWVEHMQRDGFEVETIDVEDLAAVKTRLGVPAAMASCHTAEIDGYFVEGHVPAADVRRLLAERPDARGIAAPGMPMGSPGMEMPDGRSQAYTVELVATDGTHRPFAEHPAR; this is translated from the coding sequence ATGCGCATCCATCCGCTCGCCCTGACGCTGTTGCTGCTGCCCGTCGTCGCCTGCACCGGCGCAACACCCGCAGCGGCCGACACCGCTGCCGTGCCGGCTATGGAAGCAGACGCGACGCCGGTCGCGCAGGCCGTCGACACCCAGGTCCTGCCGCGCATGCGTGTGCACAAGACCGCGACCTGCGGCTGCTGCGGCAAGTGGGTCGAGCACATGCAGCGCGACGGCTTCGAGGTCGAGACGATCGATGTCGAGGACCTTGCCGCGGTCAAGACGCGCTTGGGCGTGCCCGCCGCGATGGCGTCCTGCCACACCGCCGAGATCGATGGCTACTTCGTCGAGGGCCACGTGCCCGCTGCCGATGTGCGTCGCCTGCTGGCCGAGCGCCCGGACGCGCGTGGCATCGCGGCGCCGGGCATGCCGATGGGCTCGCCCGGCATGGAGATGCCCGACGGCCGCAGCCAGGCCTACACCGTGGAACTGGTCGCCACCGACGGCACGCATCGCCCGTTCGCCGAGCATCCGGCCCGGTAG
- a CDS encoding CsbD family protein, with product MDKNRSEGMKNQVKGTAKEVVGKVTGNTTKEVAGKAQKTAGKVQSAVGKANDDARKGR from the coding sequence GTGGACAAGAACCGCAGCGAAGGCATGAAGAACCAGGTCAAGGGCACCGCGAAGGAAGTGGTCGGCAAGGTCACCGGCAACACCACCAAGGAAGTCGCCGGCAAGGCGCAGAAGACCGCAGGCAAGGTACAGAGCGCCGTTGGCAAGGCCAACGACGACGCCCGCAAGGGACGTTGA
- a CDS encoding SDR family oxidoreductase: MNQPAQQQTVPGVERKLDPPADHGEDSYRGSGRLQGKIAIITGGDSGIGRAVALAYAREGADVLVSYLSEDEDAQETRRLVEAAGRRCELVPGDIADPAHCRAIVRKAVEAFGRIDVLVNNAAYQMTYESLDEIPDDKWDYTFQVNVSAMFHLCKAAVPYMKPGASIINTSSINSDKPNPTLLPYATTKGAIANFTAGLAQLLADQGIRVNSVAPGPIWTPLIPSTLPPDAVAEFGSQAPLKRPGQPAECAPIYVLLASDEASYMTGGRYAVTGGMPIL; the protein is encoded by the coding sequence ATGAACCAGCCCGCACAGCAGCAGACCGTGCCCGGCGTCGAGCGCAAGCTCGATCCACCTGCAGACCACGGCGAAGACAGCTATCGCGGCAGTGGGCGGCTGCAGGGCAAGATCGCGATCATCACTGGTGGCGACAGCGGCATTGGTCGTGCGGTCGCGTTGGCCTACGCGCGCGAGGGTGCGGACGTGCTGGTGAGCTACCTGAGTGAGGACGAAGACGCGCAGGAAACCCGGCGCCTGGTCGAAGCTGCCGGCCGGCGCTGCGAACTGGTCCCCGGTGACATCGCCGACCCCGCGCATTGCCGCGCGATCGTGCGCAAGGCCGTCGAGGCCTTCGGCCGCATCGACGTGCTGGTCAACAATGCCGCCTACCAGATGACCTACGAATCGCTCGATGAGATCCCCGACGACAAGTGGGACTACACCTTCCAGGTCAACGTCAGCGCGATGTTCCACCTGTGCAAGGCGGCTGTACCGTACATGAAGCCTGGCGCGTCGATCATCAACACCAGCTCGATCAATTCCGACAAGCCCAATCCGACCTTGCTGCCGTATGCGACGACCAAGGGCGCGATCGCCAACTTCACCGCGGGCCTGGCGCAACTGCTCGCCGACCAGGGCATCCGCGTTAACTCCGTCGCGCCCGGCCCGATCTGGACCCCGCTGATCCCCTCGACGCTGCCGCCCGATGCGGTCGCCGAGTTCGGCAGCCAGGCGCCGCTCAAGCGCCCGGGCCAGCCGGCCGAGTGCGCGCCGATCTACGTGCTGCTGGCCTCCGACGAAGCCAGCTACATGACTGGTGGCCGCTATGCAGTCACCGGCGGCATGCCGATCCTGTAA